A single genomic interval of Mangifera indica cultivar Alphonso chromosome 5, CATAS_Mindica_2.1, whole genome shotgun sequence harbors:
- the LOC123216072 gene encoding auxin-responsive protein SAUR71-like, whose product MDVMSKAKEKKANLILKTWERCKSIGRSSKLKRSVPVLTVKDASSASLDNEEDHHQKQPKLRKRRVAPEGCFSVYVGPQKQRFVIKTEYVNHPLFNILLEEAESEYGFNSEGPLKLPCKVEVFYKVLTAMDAEKDEIRQGCGFPGSHSSYRLLSQSRMITINHF is encoded by the coding sequence ATGGATGTAATGAGcaaagcaaaagaaaagaaagccaATTTGATCCTCAAGACATGGGAGAGATGCAAATCGATTGGGCGTAGCAGTAAACTGAAACGCTCAGTTCCAGTTCTAACTGTAAAGGATGCTTCTTCAGCCTCGCTAGATAATGAAGAAGATCATCACCAAAAGCAGCCAAAATTAAGAAAGCGTCGAGTGGCTCCTGAAGGCTGCTTCTCTGTCTACGTCGGACCTCAAAAACAAAGATTTGTGATCAAAACCGAGTATGTGAATCACCCACTTTTCAACATCCTCCTTGAAGAAGCTGAATCGGAATATGGATTCAACAGTGAAGGTCCTCTCAAACTTCCATGCAAAGTTGAAGTATTTTACAAGGTTTTAACAGCAATGGATGCAGAAAAAGATGAGATTCGTCAAGGTTGTGGCTTTCCCGGCAGCCATAGCTCTTATCGCCTCCTCAGCCAGTCGCGAATGATCACCATAAATCACTTCTAG
- the LOC123216371 gene encoding uncharacterized protein LOC123216371: MDAPFYKSYWNLPSHRLQSPIVRGIPVHFVGSEQRVDRSGFAVKIQKVFRGFLVRKSVKKIVEIRSQVEEVEKRISEKETVDLIKRDAKERLRINEVLMSLLFKLDLVRGVDSGVRDCRKAVIKKAISLQEIVDAIVSGNADVEFNRADEIVMECAEDGENLDGSLKDNTEPVDNEKDKEVVENCELKASTSDRLEESVETNQTESQSDSSANPESSIEACDEDVNSSLKDENNAFETHQAEHREVNGKENGTGEENTWNRELLERMIEDNEKMMDMIAQLFERNKMQWKLLSSLSHRVEQLEKAFVCERLRRKKKRN, translated from the coding sequence ATGGATGCTCCGTTTTACAAAAGCTACTGGAATTTGCCCTCTCACCGTCTCCAGTCTCCAATTGTCAGAGGGATACCAGTCCACTTCGTCGGATCAGAGCAGCGGGTGGATAGATCTGGTTTTGCCGTGAAGATCCAGAAGGTATTCAGAGGTTTCCTCGTCAGAAAAAGCGTGAAGAAGATCGTGGAGATAAGGAGCCAAGTCGAGGAGGTCGAGAAGCGGATTTCAGAGAAAGAGACTGTAGATTTGATTAAAAGAGACGCAAAGGAGCGTTTAAGAATTAATGAGGTGTTAATGAGTTTGCTCTTTAAGTTGGATTTGGTGAGAGGCGTTGATTCAGGAGTTCGGGATTGTAGAAAAGCCGTTATTAAGAAAGCGATATCATTGCAAGAAATTGTCGACGCAATAGTTTCTGGTAATGCTGACGTGGAATTTAATCGTGCCGATGAGATTGTGATGGAGTGTGCCGAAGATGGTGAAAATCTAGATGGTTCTTTGAAAGACAATACTGAACCTGTGGAtaatgaaaaagataaagaagttGTTGAAAATTGTGAATTGAAGGCATCGACAAGTGATCGTTTAGAAGAGAGTGTAGAAACGAATCAGACTGAGTCACAGTCCGATTCCTCTGCAAATCCTGAAAGTTCGATCGAAGCGTGCGATGAAGATGTTAATTCATCATTGAAGGACGAAAACAACGCCTTTGAAACACATCAAGCAGAACATAGGGAAGTGAATGGGAAAGAAAATGGAACAGGTGAGGAGAATACGTGGAACAGAGAGCTGTTGGAGAGGATGATAGAGGACAATGAGAAGATGATGGATATGATTGCGCAGTTATTCGAGAGGAACAAAATGCAGTGGAAGTTGTTAAGCTCGTTATCACATAGGGTTGAGCAGCTGGAGAAAGCATTCGTGTGTGAGAGATTGAggaggaagaaaaagagaaattga